From one Sardina pilchardus chromosome 6, fSarPil1.1, whole genome shotgun sequence genomic stretch:
- the galr1a gene encoding galanin receptor type 1, which translates to MNSSELTNFGDGEGFFNDGERFFNRSEQKALSDQLLFGIGMDNFITLLVFGVIFTLGVMGNSMVITVLARSKPGKPRSTTNIFILNLSVADLSYLLFCIPFQSTIYMMPTWVLGAFICKFIHYFFTVSMLVSIFTLSAMSVDRYIAIVHSRKSSSIRVARHALVGVVIIWILSLAMAAPVAHYQDLFERDNNTYCWEVWPNQNHKKIYVVCTFVFGYVLPLLLISFCYAKVLNHLHKKLKNMSKKSEASKKKTAQTVLVVVVVFCLSWLPHHVVHLWVEFGKFPLNQASFVFRVTAHCLAYSNSSVNPIIYGFLSENFRKAYKQVFRCHFTSESPLNNIKEIRSKADTPPSTNCTNV; encoded by the exons ATGAACTCGTCGGAGTTGACTAACTTCGGTGATGGTGAGGGGTTTTTCAACGATGGTGAAAGGTTTTTCAACAGATCGGAGCAAAAGGCGCTGTCCGATCAACTTTTATTTGGGATTGGCATGGACAACTTCATTACGCTTCTAGTATTTGGAGTAATTTTCACGTTGGGTGTGATGGGCAACTCCATGGTCATCACCGTACTTGCCAGGAGCAAGCCAGGAAAACCCCGGAGCACCACCAACATCTTTATTCTAAACCTCAGCGTCGCTGACCTTTCTTACCTGCTCTTCTGCATTCCGTTTCAGTCTACAATATACATGATGCCAACATGGGTACTGGGTGCCTTCATATGTAAATTCATCCACTATTTCTTTACGGTCTCTATGCTTGTCAGTATCTTCACTCTGTCTGCTATGTCCGTGGATCGCTATATTGCCATAGTTCACTCGAGAAAGTCGTCCTCCATCCGTGTGGCGAGACATGCCCTGGTTGGGGTGGTAATTATTTGGATCCTCTCCCTGGCAATGGCAGCACCTGTGGCTCACTATCAGGATCTGTTCGAGAGGGACAATAATACCTATTGCTGGGAAGTATGGCCCAACCAAAACCACAAGAAGATCTACGTGGTGTGCACGTTTGTCTTCGGTTATGTCTTGCCCCTTTTACTGATATCTTTTTGTTACGCAAAG GTCCTAAATCACTTGCACAAAAAACTCAAAAACATGTCTAAAAAATCAGAAGCATCTAAGAAAAAG ACTGCTCAGACAgtgctggtggtggttgtggtctTCTGCTTGTCCTGGCTGCCCCATCACGTGGTCCATTTGTGGGTGGAGTTTGGGAAATTTCCACTCAACCAGGCGTCGTTCGTGTTCCGGGTGACGGCCCACTGCCTGGCTTACAGCAACTCCTCAGTCAATCCCATCATCTACGGATTCCTGTCGGAGAACTTCCGCAAGGCGTACAAACAGGTGTTCAGGTGCCATTTCACCAGCGAATCTCCCCTCAATAACATCAAAGAGATCAGAAGCAAGGCTgacacaccaccctccaccaacTGCACCAATGTATGA